In a single window of the Acinetobacter sp. CS-2 genome:
- a CDS encoding DUF4942 domain-containing protein encodes MNMLVNIKREVQASELDFIEVEKLILQCEKAKSSIKVIYESIKDIELDAYQIVSAITRKSYSSSFNTEESALKQISSCFWRKLTEIINLRNFISEKEYDALSDKIARHEIEDFTMDNVNVFLESIWSTRHMAYARKVDSLFCQLSSKYKTNLGAGINPCVIIHHNSYHSYCRRDNLVEEVRFIARQLFGKPLDHTRLDKLRLDRGIWHSIDDNLLRIKIYENGNCHILFNQCVVDRINQVLNLLYPNQIGIDPNVKHKRRAYDEPIL; translated from the coding sequence ATGAATATGTTGGTAAATATAAAAAGAGAAGTGCAAGCATCTGAATTAGACTTTATTGAAGTCGAAAAGCTAATTTTGCAATGCGAAAAAGCAAAATCGTCAATAAAGGTTATTTATGAAAGCATCAAAGATATTGAACTTGATGCTTACCAGATTGTGAGTGCAATCACCCGAAAATCATATTCATCATCATTCAATACTGAAGAATCTGCTTTAAAACAAATATCGTCATGCTTCTGGAGGAAGTTAACTGAGATCATCAATCTTAGAAACTTTATATCTGAAAAAGAATATGATGCGTTGTCAGATAAAATTGCTCGTCATGAAATTGAAGATTTCACGATGGATAACGTGAATGTATTTTTAGAATCTATCTGGTCTACGCGCCACATGGCATATGCTCGTAAAGTTGATTCATTGTTTTGCCAATTATCAAGCAAATACAAAACCAATCTTGGTGCTGGTATTAACCCGTGCGTGATCATTCATCACAATAGCTACCATTCTTATTGCAGACGAGATAATTTAGTGGAAGAAGTACGCTTTATAGCAAGGCAGTTATTTGGCAAGCCTTTAGACCACACTAGATTAGATAAACTCAGGTTAGATCGTGGTATCTGGCATAGCATTGATGATAATTTATTACGCATTAAGATCTACGAAAACGGTAACTGTCATATCTTGTTTAATCAATGCGTAGTTGATCGCATTAACCAGGTATTAAACCTGTTATATCCGAATCAAATTGGCATAGATCCAAATGTAAAACACAAACGCCGTGCGTATGATGAACCCATTTTATAA
- a CDS encoding DUF6685 family protein: protein MLDTLLSVFSPKHKLYKNLKLKPFIDTRLVNSDSIATTDVFPFHQIKDSLCMTGISPTNFVPGKNIVLNPHAKDNDSISYLGQDTQNHKPIYISPFAEELAEVFNPIFSETIHLETPCLLDLSEIGGFSNSKSDLSQYRSIDDFVKNACPDYISDVSMENLERMLLWPEIRLLNSPDTTTDHFFIYGWSPKIFVQNSGGSHHMAAAHYLAKKLSQCVPIQGKVSLNLISNKALQNFDSKYAAFAVPDDALIDMGNDLSESGLEYQLVFFREREVNFIFFKKNDQNARVISLFNNLHASLNGALKTAVQAQFKNEALLTIMSANLSDTSKDQFFSTRPHLAEIYNHVQNEICLSGPKPTSPTI, encoded by the coding sequence ATGTTAGACACTTTACTTTCGGTATTTTCACCAAAACATAAGCTTTATAAGAATCTCAAGCTAAAACCCTTTATTGATACCCGTTTAGTCAATTCTGACAGCATCGCCACGACCGATGTTTTCCCTTTTCATCAAATCAAAGATTCTCTTTGTATGACTGGTATATCTCCTACTAATTTTGTACCAGGCAAAAACATTGTTTTGAATCCACATGCCAAAGATAACGATTCCATCAGCTACCTTGGTCAAGATACGCAAAATCATAAGCCGATTTACATCTCTCCCTTTGCTGAAGAATTGGCTGAAGTATTTAACCCGATTTTTTCAGAAACCATTCATCTTGAAACACCATGCTTACTTGACCTATCTGAAATTGGGGGCTTCTCAAATTCCAAGTCGGATTTAAGCCAGTACCGTAGCATTGATGATTTTGTAAAAAACGCATGCCCTGATTACATTAGTGATGTGAGTATGGAAAATTTAGAACGAATGTTGTTATGGCCAGAAATCCGTTTATTGAACTCTCCAGATACAACCACTGATCATTTTTTTATCTATGGCTGGAGTCCTAAGATTTTTGTTCAAAATTCTGGTGGATCACATCACATGGCTGCTGCACATTACTTGGCTAAGAAACTGAGCCAATGTGTGCCGATTCAAGGCAAAGTAAGTTTGAATCTAATCTCAAATAAAGCACTTCAAAACTTTGATTCAAAATACGCTGCGTTCGCCGTGCCAGATGATGCATTGATTGATATGGGGAATGATTTATCAGAATCAGGGCTTGAATATCAGCTGGTGTTTTTCCGTGAACGTGAAGTTAATTTTATCTTCTTCAAAAAGAATGATCAGAATGCCCGTGTTATTTCGCTATTCAACAATCTGCATGCTTCATTGAATGGTGCATTAAAGACGGCGGTTCAAGCGCAATTCAAAAATGAAGCACTACTCACCATCATGAGTGCTAACCTCTCTGATACATCAAAAGATCAATTTTTTAGCACACGCCCTCACTTGGCTGAGATCTACAATCACGTTCAAAACGAAATTTGTTTGAGTGGTCCTAAACCGACTAGCCCGACAATCTAA
- a CDS encoding type IV secretion protein DotL, whose product MASTQKYGTQTKFRPSSLKRDTRSGLEKIHLKLTAPDGANYLVGVLGAIAVILFVVPFGGEIFIGIAYYLLKRYTHPNDYFFEWPFRAPLHSNSLDASTDITSRVKDDVLDNPKAFLEYARTNRDKLQGEGVTYLGRCRETGLPVYASNSDDRTHQIVLGTTGSGKTEYMLGNCANQYVQNSGYIFVDAKGDTKAQQDHYRLCNRFGRNEDLLTINFITSGRNMLRAQTDKMTNSMNQMSNTSSGMLIEFLINLLDDSGGGGGDMWKGRAMAFIAALTRVLVYLRDNGFIQLSPKVFTQYMELEALEELVFCHNDKYGIDFERVAEQLQGYLVSLPGYSSNPKKLKKQETKTREQHGYITMQLTKAINDLTFNYGHIFGVEHGGDIDIFDVVLNRRILTVPLPALERSPDSLKMLGKLIIGSIKQMMAGSLGNKMEGLRRAIIDARPTNASTSFKLFLDEWGYIVIVGASVLPAQARSLNFSITFGAQTFEDIERGSKEEAAATWGNTTVKAIGRTTSGAESTTYKLVDGFAGEEWQGKVNSINMYQGLVFNRSVPQTEVQFAKEKRVTIEQIAGQHNGEFTLLISTKGEGGKTSDVKIVSMLAFYVAGDQPKYLRLNDLCPIFNIQKSEIYDPTLKIEDFIHEIEEKHTLLTDNNSSANVTALGDFEICRKLNNTLYENNNTVKDFTQDFVHQILEARRLESITPEGMAPGQRTVMSSSTAKGEISKEQKHRESIVSAQKEASDKDQTIENRKQLQYFGRGSDISPQVEAGAYNNADLDAEFNIYGERISEPEQAQQESDAETVTRAVITPMNLDSYYDELKEILMGYEDLTVAPITEYQLVQIPRHVKPEDQTQYIAENKASLDQAISHSTQNEMEFVEQQYAAKFEKALMKNPFSHECVTFEKLLVILGSKGSSASLRSGITIKKKDD is encoded by the coding sequence ATGGCTTCTACACAAAAATACGGCACACAAACAAAGTTCAGACCTAGTTCGCTTAAGCGTGATACACGATCAGGCTTAGAGAAAATCCATTTAAAACTTACAGCGCCAGACGGCGCTAATTATTTGGTTGGCGTTCTTGGTGCTATTGCAGTTATTTTGTTTGTTGTTCCGTTTGGCGGTGAGATATTTATAGGGATCGCGTATTACCTATTAAAACGCTACACACATCCGAATGATTACTTTTTTGAGTGGCCATTCCGTGCGCCGTTGCATTCAAACTCACTGGATGCGTCAACTGACATTACATCACGCGTAAAAGATGACGTACTGGACAATCCAAAAGCCTTTTTGGAATACGCACGTACCAATCGCGATAAGCTACAAGGTGAGGGTGTGACTTACCTTGGTCGTTGCCGTGAAACTGGTCTACCTGTTTATGCATCCAACTCCGATGACCGTACACATCAAATTGTGTTAGGTACTACGGGTTCGGGTAAAACAGAATACATGCTAGGTAACTGTGCCAACCAGTACGTACAAAACTCAGGTTATATCTTTGTAGACGCAAAAGGTGATACCAAGGCTCAACAAGACCACTATCGTTTATGTAACCGCTTTGGGCGTAATGAGGATCTATTAACGATCAACTTCATTACCTCAGGTCGTAACATGCTACGTGCACAAACCGACAAGATGACCAACTCAATGAACCAAATGAGCAACACCAGCTCAGGGATGTTGATTGAATTCTTGATCAACTTGCTTGATGACTCAGGCGGTGGCGGTGGTGACATGTGGAAAGGTCGTGCGATGGCCTTTATCGCTGCACTTACACGAGTTTTGGTCTATCTACGTGACAATGGCTTCATTCAGCTTTCACCAAAAGTATTCACGCAATACATGGAACTTGAAGCACTTGAAGAATTGGTATTTTGTCATAACGATAAATACGGGATTGACTTTGAACGTGTGGCTGAACAGCTTCAAGGCTACCTCGTTTCATTACCTGGTTATTCAAGCAACCCTAAAAAGTTAAAGAAACAAGAAACCAAAACCCGTGAGCAACACGGTTATATCACCATGCAGTTAACCAAGGCGATTAACGACTTGACGTTTAACTATGGTCACATCTTTGGTGTAGAGCATGGCGGTGATATTGATATTTTTGACGTTGTACTTAACCGCCGTATCTTAACTGTGCCATTACCAGCTCTTGAGCGTTCACCAGACTCACTCAAAATGCTCGGAAAATTAATCATTGGCTCAATTAAACAAATGATGGCTGGTTCCCTTGGTAACAAAATGGAAGGTTTACGCCGTGCCATTATTGACGCACGACCAACCAACGCCTCTACTTCATTTAAGCTATTTTTGGACGAATGGGGCTACATCGTTATTGTCGGTGCTTCGGTTTTACCAGCTCAGGCACGTTCGCTTAACTTCTCTATTACGTTCGGTGCTCAAACATTTGAAGATATTGAACGTGGATCTAAAGAGGAAGCAGCTGCTACATGGGGTAACACGACCGTTAAAGCCATTGGACGTACTACTTCGGGTGCTGAAAGTACAACATACAAATTGGTTGATGGTTTTGCTGGTGAAGAGTGGCAAGGTAAAGTTAACTCAATCAATATGTATCAAGGTCTAGTATTCAACCGTTCGGTACCACAAACAGAAGTCCAGTTCGCCAAAGAAAAACGTGTGACAATTGAACAAATTGCCGGACAGCACAACGGCGAATTTACCTTGCTCATATCAACTAAAGGGGAAGGTGGTAAAACTTCAGACGTTAAAATCGTATCAATGTTGGCGTTCTATGTGGCTGGTGATCAACCCAAGTACTTACGCTTAAATGACCTTTGCCCAATCTTCAATATCCAAAAATCTGAAATCTACGATCCTACTTTAAAAATTGAAGACTTCATTCATGAGATTGAGGAAAAACACACGCTACTGACAGACAACAATTCATCTGCCAATGTCACGGCGCTTGGTGATTTTGAGATCTGCAGAAAGCTCAATAACACCTTGTACGAAAACAACAACACGGTAAAAGACTTTACTCAAGATTTTGTACATCAGATTCTTGAAGCAAGACGTCTTGAATCCATCACACCTGAAGGGATGGCACCTGGTCAAAGAACAGTAATGTCTTCGTCCACGGCGAAAGGTGAAATCTCCAAAGAACAAAAACACCGTGAAAGTATTGTTTCAGCACAAAAAGAAGCAAGTGATAAAGACCAGACTATTGAGAACCGAAAACAGTTGCAGTACTTCGGTAGGGGTTCTGATATTTCACCTCAAGTAGAAGCTGGTGCTTACAACAATGCGGATCTTGATGCTGAATTTAATATCTATGGTGAACGTATAAGCGAACCTGAACAGGCTCAACAGGAAAGTGATGCTGAAACTGTGACTCGCGCCGTTATCACACCAATGAACTTGGACAGCTACTATGATGAATTGAAAGAGATCCTAATGGGATATGAGGATTTAACAGTAGCTCCAATTACTGAATATCAGCTTGTTCAGATACCACGCCATGTAAAACCTGAAGATCAGACACAATACATTGCGGAAAACAAAGCCAGTCTTGATCAAGCCATCTCACATAGCACTCAAAATGAAATGGAATTCGTAGAACAACAGTATGCAGCTAAGTTTGAAAAAGCTTTGATGAAAAACCCGTTCTCGCACGAATGCGTTACTTTTGAAAAATTGTTGGTGATACTTGGTTCAAAAGGTTCTTCAGCTTCATTACGATCAGGCATTACAATCAAAAAAAAGGATGACTAA
- a CDS encoding HNH endonuclease → MKHINRKFGILRPINGVNDKQEIRQDKTIHDGFKTNETIKQIMSSQPAKCYFCDFYDEYFLEPHHLDGDHSNHTAENIVAVCTLCHAQNHIFALSLEKKAEICVLSTNIPQEIFNQYQRSLLVLSHKSDNQDPELAKFARRHRQSLLVEPLKRHQRPNPTKMSEAEYARNMFEDIQAFNAIKTRAQSIDTQLYFTDIKFNTMAEYEEAKQEDMLVANVDYVDQLRKYKEWYLNAIKENKNFSLYQLAKALEKVSDEAYESFNLPNHYIVFSPNIFTDEQYEYYQTLDVFKGLGDK, encoded by the coding sequence GTGAAACATATAAACCGTAAGTTTGGTATTTTAAGACCTATTAACGGCGTAAACGACAAGCAAGAGATACGTCAAGATAAAACTATCCATGATGGTTTTAAAACCAATGAGACAATAAAGCAAATAATGTCTTCACAACCAGCTAAATGCTATTTTTGTGATTTCTATGACGAATACTTTTTAGAGCCACATCACTTAGACGGCGATCATAGCAATCATACGGCTGAGAACATTGTAGCGGTCTGTACGCTATGCCATGCACAAAACCACATCTTTGCACTATCACTGGAAAAGAAAGCTGAAATATGCGTATTGAGTACGAACATACCTCAAGAGATCTTTAATCAATATCAACGTTCATTACTGGTGTTATCGCATAAGTCTGACAACCAAGATCCTGAGCTTGCTAAGTTCGCACGGCGACATCGCCAAAGCTTGCTTGTAGAGCCGTTAAAGCGCCATCAACGCCCTAATCCTACAAAGATGTCTGAAGCAGAATACGCACGTAATATGTTTGAGGATATACAGGCGTTTAATGCGATTAAGACACGAGCCCAAAGCATTGATACCCAACTGTACTTCACGGACATTAAGTTCAACACAATGGCTGAATATGAAGAAGCCAAGCAAGAAGATATGTTGGTAGCGAACGTTGATTACGTAGACCAGCTCCGCAAGTACAAAGAGTGGTATTTGAATGCCATCAAAGAGAACAAAAACTTTTCTTTGTATCAACTCGCAAAAGCTTTGGAAAAGGTATCAGACGAAGCATACGAGAGCTTTAATCTGCCAAACCACTACATAGTATTTTCCCCGAATATCTTTACTGACGAGCAGTATGAGTACTACCAAACACTAGATGTATTTAAGGGTTTGGGTGATAAGTGA